ATCGCGTTCTACAATTAAAGCTGCCGCTCCTGCTTTTACAGCATCATCAATAAACTTATGACGATCCTCTTGAAATCCGGGAACGCCTGGAATACATACGAACAGCTCTCCCGGCTGCAAATTCTGCGAGTTAATTGATATACCTGTAATGTCGATATCAGCATCGCCGTTAACCTGGTAAATGGTTAGAACACCAATAAGCTCCTTTAGCTTCAAAAAAGAATCCCCCCTATGCAACAAAAATGATATCGCTTATCTATTAGACTCTGTTAACAATACTTCCCTTTATCGGCGATAAAATATCGATATACACACTGTTGTGAATGATAATAGGTTCAAATGTATCAAGCCCTTGCGACACAGCCTTGACTGCATTTCCCTTTATGTCGAATTCGGCGCCATGACATGGGCATCGGAAGAAAAGCCCATTTACAGCACCGCGCTCCGCTTCCGGAGCAGGTTCTATTTCACATCCCAGATGAGTGCATGAAGGTGACATAATGTGTACGCCGCTCTTTGTATCGTTTTTCACATAAACGAAAGAATTGATCGGTTTCGTAACCCACGCATCTTGTATGACAGCCTGGTAATGAACTTTTTTCACGCCTTCCACAGCCATCAACTCCTGCAGATCGCCCAGAATTACTATGTTCCCTGGCCTTTCTTGGGGAGTCCGCCCCTTATACTTTACAGCCCCATAATAAAACAATCCGGTACTCCCCGCCAAAATCCCTGCTGCTCCCAGCACCACCTTACCGGATGTACTCAAAAAGGAACGCCTCGTTATTCTTTTGGGATATCGTCCATTCAAAACAGTCACAACCTTCCAAAGGGCTCACTTTAAGGTTTCTCCAACTCTTCTCTTAGTTCTTTAAGAAGCTCACTAAACCATAATTGTGACTGTTCAATTTTCATTTCCAGGTCATCAACTGAACCGATTTTAAACAGTTCTTCCAATTTTCCAAGTACATCAGGCGGAAGATGCTTCGATATGGAAACAATATAGTAATCATGATTAATAGGTTTGTATTTGATACGTAATAACTCGATAAGCGGGGTTACAACGAATTTGTGATAATAACCCATCGCTTCAAGGAATTTGTTACGCTTTACGTATTTCTTTGCCCTTGCTTTCTGATTCATCATATTTTCAAGGTGGTATAACCGGTTAATTAACCGCAGGTTAAGTTCATCTGCATCAAGGCTTTCATATTGTACAACGCCTTTTT
This is a stretch of genomic DNA from Paenibacillus sp. sptzw28. It encodes these proteins:
- a CDS encoding aminoglycoside 6-adenylyltransferase, which translates into the protein MITREYILSRIEEGLKDTKQINAIWLEGSDGTNSMDQYSDIDIVFDVEDGFGNEIFSLLENILTDIGRIDLSYEEPRNNPNSRYKVYHLQDTPDSLFLDITVQISSEHKFITENDSEIPYIIFDKKGVVQYESLDADELNLRLINRLYHLENMMNQKARAKKYVKRNKFLEAMGYYHKFVVTPLIELLRIKYKPINHDYYIVSISKHLPPDVLGKLEELFKIGSVDDLEMKIEQSQLWFSELLKELREELEKP
- a CDS encoding ubiquinol-cytochrome c reductase iron-sulfur subunit yields the protein MEGVKKVHYQAVIQDAWVTKPINSFVYVKNDTKSGVHIMSPSCTHLGCEIEPAPEAERGAVNGLFFRCPCHGAEFDIKGNAVKAVSQGLDTFEPIIIHNSVYIDILSPIKGSIVNRV